GTAGAACGGCCGGGTCGGTGACGTACTCGAGTCCAACCTCCGGCTGCTCGGGCTTTCGCTGGAACGCGTCTTCTGCGTCTGCGAGTGCTGCTTCGAGGTCTGTCGACGTCATCCGTCTACCCCGAAGACATCACGCTTCACCCGACGGAGCGTCTCGCTCTCGACGAGGGGAATTCCCTCTTGCAGAATAGGGCGCAAATCATCGCCGCGCTTGCGGGCGCTCTCGGGTGATTCAACGAAAACCTCGAACTCGTATCGATCACCGTCGACCGGTTCGGCTTCCAGATCTCGGACGATGTCCGAGACGGTCCGTCGCGCAGAAACCGGGTCTTCGTTTTCGCCGACGAGGACGAAGACATCGATGTCGCTCGCGCGGTCAGCCTCCCCCCGCGCCACGCTTCCAAAACAGAGGACTCCCGCGATCGATGCTACGTCGCCATCCATCCGCTCGACAAATTGTTTGAGAGGATCACGGAACTCGGCTTGGGGAATTTCGAGAAGCGGGTCATCGCCGTCTCGGAGTCGACGTTCGTCGATCCGGAAGAGGGTTCGATTCCCGGCGTCACGTCTAACGATGAGCCCCATCGCCTCGAGGAGCGCAAGCCCCTTGGAGACGCTGGGACCGCCGTATCCGGTTAGTCGCTGTAGCTCCCGGTTCGAGAACTCCTCGGTCGGGTTGCGGGCGAGTATCTCGAGTGCTTCATCCATTGCCGCGTACCGAAAGACCTGCTCGTCCGGGAGCGGCAATCGTACTTCGACGGCCATTCGTTATATTCTATGTAACGCATTATGCCAGATATAACTATCGTCTACTAGCCGGAATCTCGGTAGTAGGTGTGACAATCTGTTTGAACTCGGGACGGCAACGGAGAACGCACACGACTGACCAAATCGAGACGTTCGACAGGATATTTACCGACCGCCGTGAACGTGACGGACATGTACGATTTCGTCGTGGTGGGCGTCGGCCCCGCCGGCGCGCGGTTCTCTCGACGGGCTGCCGAGAAGGGATTCGACGTGCTCGCACTCGAGAAGGGTACCGTCGGCACGCCGCTGGCCTGCTCGGGACACGTCAGCACCGACATCTGGGAGTTCACCGGCCCGGGTGCACGCGAGGACCTCTTCCAGAACGAGATTTACGGTGCGCGATTTCACGTCGGCGGGCCGAACAGCGACGAGTATCCGTTCTACAAGCGCGAGGTGGCCTCGAACGTCATCGACCGCGTCGGCCTGGATCGCCACCTCGCCGAACTCGCGCGCGAGGCTGGCGCGGACGTTCGTGAGGAACACACCGTCACTGACGTCCGTGAGCACCACGACCGCGTCGAGGTCGACGTGAGCGGTCCCAACGGTCCCGTTACGTTCGAGGCGAAGATGGTCGCTGGCTGCGACGGCCCGCGTTCGCGAGTTCGGGGCGAACTCGGCCTTCCCGAACCCGACGAGTTGCTCCACGGGGTGCTCGCGTTTTCTGACGAGGCGGACGACCAGGACTTCGTCGACGTCCACCTCACCGCACCGACGTTCTTCGCGTGGCGCATCCCGCGGGGTGACGCCGGCGTCGAGTACGGCCTCGCCGCACCACCGGGCGTCCAGGTCACGAAGCACTTCGAGGAACTGATCGACGGCTACGAGATCGACGTCTCGCATCGCTGCTCGGGTGCGATTCCGATCGGTCCACCGGATCGCGTCACGAGTCGCCGTGGTTTCCTCCTCGGCGACGCGGCCGCCCAGACCAAGCCCTTCACCGGTGGCGGCATCCTTTACGGCATGACGAGCGCCGACCATGCGGCCCGCGAGATCGATCCCGATCGGCCGACAACGCTCGCCGCCTACGAACGCGCCTGGCGCAACGATATCGAACGCGATCAGGAACTCGGCCACTGGCTCCGCCGGGCGTACTCGCTGCCCGAACCGGTCCAGCACCTCGGACTCCGCGCGCTCTCGGGCGAAATCGGTGTCCACATGGATCGGCCGACGTCACTGGTGTCGGCGAAGCACCTCAAGACGGTCTTCTCCTGGCGCTGAGTCACGCTCCGGCGTTCGGTCGATTCGTGGGTTCGTTGGTTCCGTGGGTTCGTGGATTCCGTGAGCCCGTCGCTTGACTCGCAGGTGGCGTACTGACCACCTGTCTGATCAGGGCGACTCCGTCGGAGTCTGCTTTTCCCGCGGGGCGGGCGCTGCCGGCGTTCCGATACCGGCCAGATCCATCGCAATCGCACCGATTCCGACGTGAGTCACGACGAACGCGACTGCTGGCCCGACAGTGGGGACGAACGCGGTGCTCGCTGCGGCAACGACCGCAATTGCGAGGGCAACCGGCTGGCTGTCGGTGACGAGTCGGCCGACTGCCAGAAACCCAAGGGCGCTACCACAGAGTGCGACGACGAGATAGAGGACGAGCAGCGGAACCGACGCCCAGCCGATGAGTGGCAGTGCGGCCATGTAGCCGATAGCGATGACGAGGACGATACTGAGCAGTCCGTAGACGAACGCAAAGCCCGGACGTTTGCGGGCGAGACCGGTCAGTGCCCGGGTTGTGTCGGGCGCGAACGCGACCAGTCCGCCACCGACGAGTAGCGTCACGATCGCGAGTCGAACGTTCTCGGGGAAGAGCGAGGAGAAAATCGTCTCTGCGCCGACCTGTGCGGCGTCCGGGCCTTGTTGTGCGAGAACCGGTGTCGTGGCGGCAACTGTACCGGTGGCGGCGACGGCAGCGACCGCGGCGACAGCAGCGAGACGCGAGGAGGGCGGCTGCATACTGCGACAGTGCGACTGGACGGTATTAAATGTCTGTTTTACTGGCACGTTCGAGCAGTTGCGGTCCGCACTCCTGCACTGTGGGGACTGGTCCAGTCCCAGGAGCGCGGACGCAACCGGTAACCGGCAACCGAGTCGTCAAACGATAGACCGAAGGGAGCAGTCCCAAAACGACCACTCGATGGCAGGGCGATACGCCGGCGTCGTCGCGTTCGTCGCGAGCGTGCTCGAACGCCTCGGAATCATCAGTGCCGAGCGTTTTCGCCCGACGATGGACCTCGCGTGGCCCCGCATCGTCACCGGCTTCGCGATCATGTCGAAACAGACGGCCGACCTGGCGATGGTCGGGCTGGCAGTCGGCGTCACCGGCACCGCCGGAATGGCCTATGCGCTCGCGTACTGGGAACTCGTCACGATGCTCGGACTCGGGCTCGCAAGCGGCACCGTCTCGCTCGTCTCCCAAAACTACGGGGGCGAGGCGACCGAGCGTGCCTCGCTCGTCGTCACCCAGAGCGTCCTGCTTGCCGTCGTCTTCGCGCTCCCGCTCATAGCCGTCTTTCTCCTCGCCGCTGCGCCCCTGATCGGACTACTCGGCTCGAACCCGGAGGCCATCGAGCACGGCAGCACCTACCTCGTCTTCGTCGCGCCCGCTGTCCTGTTCGAACTCTGTAATCTGATCGCCAGCCGGACCTACACCGGCGTCGGCGACACCTTCACCGAGATGGTCGCCCGCGCGGGCGGCGCGGTCCTCAACATCCTCCTGAGCGGCCTGCTGATCTTCGGCTTCGACCTCGGCGTCGCGGGCGCAGCAATCGGGACGAGTCTCTCGACCGGCTTCGTGACGGTCGTCCTCGCCTGGGGAATGACCGGCCGCTCGTACGGCCGACTCGGCATGGAGCCGAGTCCGGTTCCGATCAGCCTGCGTGGACCGTGGTTCGACCTCAGCGTCGTCCGTGAACTCATCGAAATCTCGACGCCCGAAATCGGCCGTCGACTCGCGGGTGGCGTAGTCGTTTTCCCACTCCTCTGGATCGCCGGCAGCTTCGGTCCCGTCATCGTCACTGCACTCGAGGTCGGCCGTCGCGTCCGGAGCCTGATCAACAGCGTGAACTGGGGACTCTCGTTGGCTGCGAGCTCGCTCGTCGGCCAGCACCTCGGTGCAGGCGACGAGGACGAGGCGGGTGCCTACGGCGCGTCGATCATCCGACTCTCTACCGTACTCTACGTCGCGATTGCAGTGCTCGTGATCGCGTTCGCAGAGCCGATCGCGAGCGTGTTCGTCGAGGATGCGGGTGCAATCGAGGCTGCAGCGGTGTTCGTCGCCGTCGGCGCGGTGAGTGCGATCGGCTTTGGCATCGACGGCGCGGCAGCGGGCGCGCTACTCGGTGCGGGCGACACTCGTCTCCCGTTCGTCGCCTCGCTGGTCGGCCGCTACGTCTTCGCGCTGCCAGTGGCACTGCTTGGCATCGCCACTCCATTCGGCGTCGCCACTCCACTTGGCGTCGTCGCGCTCTACCTCGCGCTGTTACTCGAGACGTTCGTTCCGGGCGGAATCAACTACGCGCTGTTCAGGCGCGGGCGCTGGAAGGCCGTGAGTCGGCGGTACCGGCCGTCGTGAGTCGTGTCTGTCTCTGCATCATGCGTCGGCGGCCCGGCCGACGAGTCCACAGGTAATCGACCGTGGCTCGACTAGCTCCATCCCGTCGACGGCATCAGGAGTGAGCAATAACACGGTATCGTCCGGTAACTCCTCTTCCACCCGTACCGTTCGACCGAGGGCGTCCTCGAGTGCCTCCGGTGACGCGTCCGCCGCGAGATCGGTCGGCGGCTGGGGGAGGACGAACACGAGATCGGCGGGCCGGTC
The DNA window shown above is from Natrialba magadii ATCC 43099 and carries:
- a CDS encoding nucleotidyltransferase domain-containing protein, whose product is MAVEVRLPLPDEQVFRYAAMDEALEILARNPTEEFSNRELQRLTGYGGPSVSKGLALLEAMGLIVRRDAGNRTLFRIDERRLRDGDDPLLEIPQAEFRDPLKQFVERMDGDVASIAGVLCFGSVARGEADRASDIDVFVLVGENEDPVSARRTVSDIVRDLEAEPVDGDRYEFEVFVESPESARKRGDDLRPILQEGIPLVESETLRRVKRDVFGVDG
- a CDS encoding MATE family efflux transporter; the protein is MAGRYAGVVAFVASVLERLGIISAERFRPTMDLAWPRIVTGFAIMSKQTADLAMVGLAVGVTGTAGMAYALAYWELVTMLGLGLASGTVSLVSQNYGGEATERASLVVTQSVLLAVVFALPLIAVFLLAAAPLIGLLGSNPEAIEHGSTYLVFVAPAVLFELCNLIASRTYTGVGDTFTEMVARAGGAVLNILLSGLLIFGFDLGVAGAAIGTSLSTGFVTVVLAWGMTGRSYGRLGMEPSPVPISLRGPWFDLSVVRELIEISTPEIGRRLAGGVVVFPLLWIAGSFGPVIVTALEVGRRVRSLINSVNWGLSLAASSLVGQHLGAGDEDEAGAYGASIIRLSTVLYVAIAVLVIAFAEPIASVFVEDAGAIEAAAVFVAVGAVSAIGFGIDGAAAGALLGAGDTRLPFVASLVGRYVFALPVALLGIATPFGVATPLGVVALYLALLLETFVPGGINYALFRRGRWKAVSRRYRPS
- a CDS encoding geranylgeranyl reductase family protein, producing the protein MYDFVVVGVGPAGARFSRRAAEKGFDVLALEKGTVGTPLACSGHVSTDIWEFTGPGAREDLFQNEIYGARFHVGGPNSDEYPFYKREVASNVIDRVGLDRHLAELAREAGADVREEHTVTDVREHHDRVEVDVSGPNGPVTFEAKMVAGCDGPRSRVRGELGLPEPDELLHGVLAFSDEADDQDFVDVHLTAPTFFAWRIPRGDAGVEYGLAAPPGVQVTKHFEELIDGYEIDVSHRCSGAIPIGPPDRVTSRRGFLLGDAAAQTKPFTGGGILYGMTSADHAAREIDPDRPTTLAAYERAWRNDIERDQELGHWLRRAYSLPEPVQHLGLRALSGEIGVHMDRPTSLVSAKHLKTVFSWR